A stretch of the uncultured Desulfobacter sp. genome encodes the following:
- a CDS encoding transporter substrate-binding domain-containing protein — protein sequence MKKPPFNSLYIAALSLLTVLNTLTIRAAEQGNAYKNRTNPLQSASELDYPPFSIIKPDGSPDGFSVQLLNEVTKAVGLKVRFKVGPWHEIKQALIDGKIDVLPLVSYSKERDTFLDFTAPYLRMHGTIFVRKGENTIHDEADLQNKEVIVMQGDTAHEYAVKNNLTTRLILTPTFEEAMRLLSSGKHDAVMIQQLVGYQILRKLNIDNVVDIESAREQSLKPAAEPISGFEQKFCIAVQDGNRELLELLNEGLTITIANGTYEALYDEWFGPILPEPEVSFSDIIKYLVYILIPILVLGALLMVWLLRRQVAVKTQALSQANTKLAESQERSALAMEFANDGLFDWNMETGEIYHSAVWKRLLGYEDHELPNDLSIWEQLTSSEDFKRIQKMQKELIKRDRDRFKIEFKMKHKEGHWVDILSRANAVFDEEGKAVRLVGTHMDITERKKAEQALKKSLEEKIRLETALNQAHKMESIGSLAGGIAHDFNNILFPIVGMSELLLEDLEPDSVLKENVEEILKAGKRGSELVNQILAFSRQSEHKMLPTRIQNILKEVLKLARSTIPAYVEINQEIQQDCGMVMANPTQIHQVGMNIITNAYHAVLEKGGRIRVGLKQVNIAPSSLDQLNIEAGAYALLSISDNGHGMPQELINKIFEPYFTTKEQGKGTGLGLSVVYGIVEDHKGTIKVDSEIGKGTTFKIYLPLMKQSGHVEFIDESEKLIGGKEHILLVDDEMPILKLGSQMLERMGYQVTTHQNSVEALSTFKAAPKSFDLVISDMAMPNMAGDELAAELKSVRPDIPIIICTGFSERVDNEKAEAIGIGGLLAKPLSRSAMLKKVREVLERR from the coding sequence ATGAAAAAACCACCCTTCAATTCATTGTATATCGCGGCCTTAAGCCTGCTCACTGTGTTAAACACATTAACAATCCGTGCAGCCGAGCAGGGTAACGCTTACAAAAACAGGACCAATCCGCTTCAATCGGCAAGTGAATTGGATTACCCGCCTTTTTCCATCATAAAGCCGGATGGCTCACCAGACGGCTTTTCCGTCCAGTTGTTGAACGAAGTCACAAAAGCCGTTGGCCTGAAAGTCAGATTTAAGGTCGGGCCATGGCATGAAATTAAGCAGGCACTTATTGACGGCAAAATTGATGTGCTCCCCCTGGTTTCATATTCAAAAGAGCGGGATACGTTTCTTGACTTCACCGCGCCATACCTGCGAATGCACGGCACAATTTTTGTTCGTAAAGGAGAAAATACCATCCATGATGAGGCTGACTTGCAAAACAAGGAAGTCATTGTCATGCAGGGAGATACGGCCCACGAATATGCGGTTAAAAACAATCTGACCACCCGGTTAATACTGACCCCAACCTTTGAAGAGGCCATGCGGTTATTATCTTCAGGAAAACACGATGCAGTCATGATCCAGCAGCTGGTGGGGTACCAGATTCTTAGAAAACTCAATATCGACAATGTGGTGGATATTGAAAGTGCCAGAGAGCAAAGCCTTAAACCGGCAGCCGAACCCATATCCGGGTTTGAGCAAAAATTTTGTATTGCTGTTCAGGACGGGAACCGAGAATTGCTGGAATTGCTCAATGAAGGGCTGACCATAACCATTGCAAACGGAACCTATGAAGCCCTCTATGACGAATGGTTTGGACCGATACTCCCGGAACCCGAAGTCTCTTTTTCGGACATCATAAAATACCTTGTTTATATTCTAATACCGATCCTGGTCCTAGGCGCGCTTCTGATGGTCTGGCTGTTGCGAAGGCAGGTCGCTGTAAAAACCCAAGCGTTGTCACAGGCCAACACAAAGCTTGCCGAAAGTCAGGAAAGATCTGCCCTTGCAATGGAATTTGCCAATGACGGCCTGTTTGATTGGAATATGGAAACCGGGGAGATCTACCATTCAGCAGTCTGGAAGCGCCTGCTGGGTTATGAAGACCATGAACTGCCCAATGACCTATCTATTTGGGAACAATTAACGTCTTCAGAAGATTTTAAACGGATCCAAAAGATGCAAAAGGAACTGATTAAAAGAGATCGGGATCGATTTAAAATCGAATTCAAAATGAAACACAAAGAGGGACACTGGGTCGATATTTTGAGTCGGGCCAATGCCGTTTTCGATGAAGAGGGGAAAGCAGTAAGGCTTGTTGGGACTCATATGGATATTACCGAACGTAAAAAAGCGGAACAGGCCCTTAAAAAATCGCTGGAGGAAAAAATAAGGCTGGAGACCGCATTGAACCAGGCCCACAAAATGGAATCCATCGGGAGCCTTGCCGGCGGCATTGCCCATGATTTTAATAATATTTTGTTTCCCATTGTCGGCATGTCGGAATTACTTCTCGAAGATCTTGAGCCCGACAGTGTTTTAAAAGAAAACGTAGAGGAAATCCTAAAGGCAGGAAAACGGGGCAGTGAGTTGGTGAACCAGATTCTTGCGTTCAGCAGACAGTCCGAGCATAAAATGCTCCCGACCCGGATCCAAAATATTCTTAAAGAAGTTCTCAAACTGGCCAGATCGACCATTCCGGCCTACGTTGAAATTAATCAGGAGATCCAGCAGGATTGCGGTATGGTCATGGCAAATCCAACCCAGATTCATCAAGTGGGGATGAATATCATTACCAATGCCTATCATGCGGTGTTGGAAAAAGGAGGAAGGATACGTGTTGGCCTAAAACAGGTCAACATAGCGCCTTCAAGCCTGGATCAGCTAAATATTGAAGCCGGAGCCTATGCCCTGTTATCCATTTCAGACAATGGGCACGGCATGCCCCAAGAGCTTATCAACAAGATCTTTGAGCCATATTTTACAACAAAAGAACAGGGAAAGGGAACCGGACTTGGACTCTCTGTTGTGTACGGCATTGTCGAGGATCACAAGGGAACAATAAAAGTTGACAGTGAGATCGGTAAAGGCACAACATTTAAGATTTATCTGCCGTTAATGAAGCAATCAGGCCACGTTGAATTTATCGACGAATCAGAAAAGCTCATAGGCGGAAAAGAGCATATACTCCTGGTTGATGACGAGATGCCCATTTTAAAACTGGGATCGCAAATGCTTGAGAGGATGGGGTATCAGGTTACAACACATCAGAACAGCGTTGAAGCGCTATCAACCTTCAAAGCCGCCCCCAAATCTTTTGACCTGGTTATCTCGGATATGGCCATGCCCAATATGGCCGGAGATGAACTTGCCGCAGAGCTTAAATCCGTAAGACCGGACATTCCGATAATCATCTGTACAGGATTCAGTGAGAGGGTTGACAATGAAAAAGCAGAGGCGATAGGCATTGGCGGATTGCTGGCAAAGCCCCTTTCCAGATCAGCCATGCTCAAAAAAGTTCGGGAGGTTCTGGAAAGAAGGTAA
- a CDS encoding efflux RND transporter permease subunit — translation MTEPHNLPEHQGFAGRLAATFVESKLTLIGIVASLLLGFMAITMLPREEEPQIKVPMIDVMVAMPGATAKEVEQRLSIPMEKLLYELPGVEYIYSTSMPGQSMLIVRFYVGEDLETSIVRLNQKLQTNFDRIPHGVSQPLIKPHTIDDVPILALTFHSKAYDHFMLRRLAAQVDDEVKSIFEVSETKLIGGTRRQVRVLFDPLQLAARDLTPFDLINHLTQANRQCFSGSTQANNREMLVQTGTFLETAEDIGNIVIGVHSGNPVYLHQVAKIIDGPEEPKSYVLFGTKDRHDPEAAVTISVAKRPGANAVDVVEQVLHKVDQLKGSLIPGDVAVTVTRDYGETAAEKSNELLFHMAIAVFGVALLILIFLGWRESIIVMLAIPSTLALTLLLFYLHGYTLNRITLFALIFSIGILVDDAIVVVENIVRHMRLPENRSRSFKDIAIIAVSEVGNPTILATWAVIAAILPMAFVGGLMGPYMRPIPVGASAAMVFSLIIAFTITPWAATHILKRKQAVASGDTQVVVKGHDPDHAPDDPFTRFYHHIMDPLLSHGGWRILFFCIIIAMLLGSCAMVVLGLVKVKMLPFDNKSEFQVILDMPEGGTLEQTTRVAMEMAQVIKHEPDVTDYQIYAGTASPYNFNGLVRHYFMRSGPSVADIQVNLASKQDRDRQSHEIAKNVRPALAAIAKKYGATIAVAEVPPGPPVLQTLVAEVYGPNDTSRLALAKKVKQIFAQTDGVVDIDWYRENDREKTIITVDKEKAALHGISEGDITEAVNMGLSGLSVDLFHQPRDKEEIDIVFQLPKAERARIDSLLNIGLRNPRNPASALTPLRELVTLSRVPVEQPIYRKNLKPVIYVTGDVAGAAESPVYPILGMNKAVAQLSAKDFGGSQDHLTIYNLKQPFNQAEPSIKWDGEWHITLEVFRDLGLAFCVVMVLIYMLMVGWFKSYITPLVVMAAIPFSLIGILPAHWALGAFFTATSMIGFMAGAGIVVRNSIILVDFIELRRGHGLPLAEAVVEAGAIRFRPMLLTALAVVVGASVILADPIFQGLAISLMFGEIASLLISRMAVPVLYYMVQKKP, via the coding sequence ATGACTGAACCACATAATTTGCCGGAACACCAGGGGTTTGCCGGCCGGTTAGCCGCGACCTTTGTTGAATCCAAACTGACATTGATCGGTATTGTTGCCTCGCTTTTACTCGGATTTATGGCCATTACCATGCTGCCCAGAGAAGAGGAACCCCAAATTAAGGTGCCCATGATTGACGTCATGGTTGCCATGCCAGGGGCCACTGCCAAAGAGGTGGAGCAGCGTTTGAGCATCCCCATGGAGAAGCTGCTCTACGAATTGCCCGGTGTGGAGTATATCTATTCCACCTCCATGCCCGGACAAAGTATGCTGATTGTCCGGTTTTATGTGGGCGAGGATCTGGAAACCTCTATCGTCCGGTTGAACCAGAAGTTGCAAACCAATTTTGACCGAATCCCCCACGGCGTTTCCCAACCGTTGATCAAACCGCATACCATTGATGATGTGCCGATTCTGGCGTTGACCTTTCATTCCAAAGCCTATGACCATTTTATGCTGCGACGGCTGGCCGCCCAGGTGGATGATGAGGTGAAATCCATCTTTGAGGTTTCTGAGACCAAATTGATCGGCGGTACCCGCCGCCAGGTGCGTGTGCTGTTTGATCCGTTGCAGCTGGCAGCCCGGGATTTAACGCCCTTTGACCTGATTAATCATCTCACCCAGGCCAACCGCCAGTGTTTTTCAGGCAGCACCCAGGCCAATAATCGGGAAATGCTTGTTCAAACCGGCACTTTTTTGGAAACAGCCGAAGATATCGGCAATATCGTCATCGGTGTCCATAGTGGCAACCCTGTCTACCTGCACCAGGTGGCAAAAATTATTGACGGACCCGAAGAGCCCAAATCCTATGTGCTGTTCGGCACCAAGGACCGCCATGATCCGGAAGCCGCTGTAACCATTTCCGTGGCAAAGCGGCCCGGGGCCAATGCCGTTGACGTGGTGGAACAGGTGCTACACAAGGTAGATCAGCTCAAAGGCAGCCTGATCCCCGGCGATGTGGCGGTTACCGTCACCCGGGATTATGGAGAGACCGCAGCTGAAAAATCCAATGAACTGCTGTTTCACATGGCCATTGCCGTGTTCGGGGTGGCTTTACTCATTTTGATTTTTCTAGGATGGCGGGAGTCCATCATTGTCATGCTGGCCATTCCCTCGACCCTGGCGTTGACCCTGCTGCTGTTTTATTTACACGGTTACACCTTGAACCGGATCACTCTGTTTGCCCTGATTTTTTCCATCGGTATTCTGGTGGACGATGCCATTGTGGTGGTGGAAAATATTGTCAGGCATATGCGCCTGCCGGAGAACCGGTCCCGTTCCTTTAAAGACATTGCCATCATTGCGGTGAGTGAAGTGGGTAATCCAACTATTCTGGCCACATGGGCCGTCATTGCGGCCATTTTACCCATGGCTTTTGTGGGCGGACTCATGGGACCGTACATGCGGCCGATCCCTGTGGGGGCCTCTGCGGCCATGGTATTCTCCCTAATCATCGCGTTTACCATTACCCCCTGGGCCGCTACCCATATTTTAAAACGCAAACAGGCGGTGGCATCGGGAGACACACAAGTTGTGGTAAAGGGCCATGATCCAGATCATGCCCCGGATGATCCGTTTACCCGGTTTTATCATCATATCATGGACCCGTTACTTTCCCATGGCGGGTGGCGCATCCTGTTTTTCTGCATCATCATTGCCATGCTGTTGGGTTCCTGTGCCATGGTTGTATTGGGCCTGGTAAAGGTAAAGATGCTGCCCTTTGACAATAAATCGGAATTCCAGGTGATTCTGGACATGCCCGAAGGCGGTACCCTGGAGCAGACCACCCGGGTGGCCATGGAGATGGCCCAGGTAATCAAACATGAACCGGATGTCACCGATTATCAAATTTACGCTGGTACGGCTTCGCCATACAATTTCAACGGTTTGGTTCGACACTATTTTATGCGTTCAGGGCCGAGTGTGGCAGACATTCAGGTCAACCTGGCATCCAAGCAGGATCGTGACCGGCAAAGCCATGAAATCGCCAAAAACGTGCGTCCGGCACTGGCGGCCATTGCCAAAAAATACGGGGCCACCATCGCTGTTGCCGAAGTGCCCCCGGGGCCGCCGGTTCTCCAGACTCTGGTTGCCGAGGTTTATGGCCCCAACGACACCTCCCGCCTGGCTTTGGCCAAGAAGGTCAAACAGATTTTTGCCCAAACCGATGGGGTGGTGGATATTGACTGGTACCGTGAAAATGATCGTGAAAAGACCATTATCACGGTGGACAAGGAAAAAGCGGCCCTGCACGGCATCAGCGAAGGTGACATCACCGAAGCCGTGAATATGGGCCTGTCCGGATTGTCCGTGGATCTGTTCCACCAGCCCCGGGACAAGGAAGAAATCGATATTGTTTTTCAACTACCCAAAGCCGAGCGCGCCCGGATCGATTCTCTTTTGAACATTGGATTGCGAAATCCCAGGAATCCGGCATCGGCCCTGACGCCGTTGCGGGAACTTGTGACCTTAAGCCGGGTTCCTGTGGAACAGCCCATCTATCGAAAGAATCTGAAGCCGGTAATCTACGTAACCGGCGATGTGGCAGGCGCAGCAGAAAGTCCGGTCTATCCCATCCTTGGGATGAATAAAGCCGTTGCACAACTGTCGGCCAAGGATTTTGGCGGAAGCCAAGATCATCTCACGATTTATAATTTAAAGCAGCCGTTCAACCAGGCCGAACCCTCTATCAAATGGGACGGGGAGTGGCATATTACCCTGGAGGTGTTCCGGGATCTGGGCCTGGCGTTCTGCGTAGTTATGGTGCTCATTTACATGCTCATGGTGGGCTGGTTTAAAAGCTATATAACGCCCCTGGTGGTCATGGCGGCCATTCCGTTCTCTTTGATCGGTATCCTGCCTGCACACTGGGCCTTGGGCGCTTTTTTTACCGCCACCTCAATGATCGGCTTTATGGCGGGTGCCGGGATTGTAGTGCGAAATTCCATTATTCTGGTGGATTTTATTGAACTGCGCCGAGGTCATGGCCTGCCGCTGGCCGAAGCAGTGGTGGAAGCCGGTGCCATCCGGTTCAGGCCCATGCTGCTGACGGCCCTGGCGGTTGTCGTGGGTGCGTCGGTGATCCTGGCAGATCCGATTTTCCAGGGCCTTGCCATTTCGCTGATGTTTGGTGAGATTGCATCCCTGCTTATTTCCAGGATGGCGGTCCCGGTGTTGTATTACATGGTCCAGAAAAAACCTTAA
- a CDS encoding methyl-accepting chemotaxis protein — translation MLKRHKLGTRILFPVISIIAIFSIILFMLGNSVVEKMIFTSLDATIDSKVSDIRTSIDRISGKMLSLASLFSRADAVQYAYDIAYSGDISNGKAPEMEKARKSLRSFFAPLEQGYQEALKSGNFRIHFHLPPARSLLRLWKPDQKISDDLRSFRDTILKISQGDHKAIKGIEIGRGGFAIRGLAPIFSDDNTYLGSVEVLSTFDPVVKYSISNKNELIAVYMNKEFLPIATKLQNPEKNPIIGKNFVFVSSTNKQITDQVISSDILMSGKTVVHKKRSGNYMVATVPLTSFNGQQIGVLVYLNDASESFKSLSNLKWGTAMLCLILLLGIAIPVWFIVKGVTVPLGHVIKNLDNSSNQVSDASCQVSEASISLAEGATEQAASIEETSASLEEISSMAKGNAENSKQANRLMTQTSHVVEKADQAMDELTHSMAEINNASQEISKIIKTIDEIAFQTNLLALNAAVEAARAGEAGAGFAVVADEVRNLAMRAAEAAKNTAQMIQETIERVKTGSEIATRTNDTFKEVSQSTENVQTLVEKIAGASDEQAQGVQQVNTAVAQMDKVVQQNAAGAEESASASQELNSQSEQMKKFVKELRAIANGSTDSIE, via the coding sequence ATGCTAAAGAGGCATAAACTCGGCACTCGCATATTATTCCCCGTTATCAGTATTATCGCCATTTTTTCAATCATCCTCTTTATGCTTGGTAATTCCGTGGTTGAAAAAATGATCTTCACCAGCCTTGACGCCACCATAGATTCAAAAGTTTCGGATATTCGTACAAGCATTGACAGAATATCCGGTAAGATGCTTTCTTTGGCATCACTTTTCAGCAGAGCAGATGCCGTCCAGTATGCATATGACATTGCCTATTCTGGAGATATATCAAATGGAAAAGCTCCGGAAATGGAGAAAGCAAGAAAATCACTGAGGTCCTTTTTCGCACCATTGGAACAAGGGTATCAAGAGGCCTTAAAATCAGGTAATTTCAGAATTCATTTTCACCTGCCGCCGGCACGAAGCCTTTTACGACTTTGGAAACCCGACCAGAAAATCAGTGACGATCTCAGGTCTTTTCGGGATACCATCCTTAAAATCAGTCAAGGCGACCATAAAGCGATCAAAGGAATTGAAATCGGAAGAGGTGGATTTGCCATCAGAGGGCTGGCACCTATTTTTTCAGACGACAACACGTATTTAGGATCTGTGGAGGTACTCTCGACGTTTGATCCGGTTGTTAAATACAGTATATCCAATAAAAATGAGCTTATTGCTGTTTATATGAACAAAGAATTCTTACCCATTGCCACCAAACTGCAGAACCCTGAAAAAAATCCAATTATAGGCAAAAATTTTGTTTTTGTCAGTTCAACCAACAAACAGATTACCGATCAGGTGATCTCATCTGACATTCTGATGTCAGGCAAAACGGTTGTCCACAAGAAAAGATCAGGGAATTACATGGTGGCGACGGTACCTTTGACAAGCTTCAACGGTCAGCAAATCGGCGTCCTTGTCTATTTGAATGATGCATCTGAATCATTTAAGAGTCTTTCCAATCTTAAATGGGGCACAGCGATGCTTTGCCTGATTCTTCTTTTGGGCATCGCCATACCGGTGTGGTTTATTGTCAAAGGTGTCACCGTTCCCCTTGGCCATGTCATAAAAAATTTGGACAATAGTTCAAACCAGGTATCCGATGCTTCGTGTCAGGTGTCCGAGGCCAGTATATCCCTTGCAGAAGGTGCCACAGAACAAGCAGCCTCCATTGAAGAGACGTCAGCGTCCCTGGAGGAGATCTCTTCGATGGCCAAAGGAAATGCTGAAAATTCAAAACAAGCCAATCGTTTAATGACCCAGACCAGCCATGTTGTCGAAAAAGCGGATCAGGCAATGGATGAGTTGACGCATTCCATGGCTGAAATCAATAATGCAAGCCAGGAAATTTCTAAAATCATAAAAACAATCGATGAAATTGCATTCCAGACCAATCTTCTGGCATTGAACGCTGCGGTTGAAGCGGCTCGGGCCGGGGAGGCGGGTGCCGGGTTTGCCGTGGTTGCAGACGAAGTCAGGAATCTTGCCATGAGGGCCGCAGAGGCAGCAAAAAATACAGCCCAAATGATCCAGGAGACCATTGAAAGGGTTAAAACCGGCAGTGAGATTGCCACACGGACCAATGACACATTTAAGGAAGTGAGCCAAAGTACGGAAAACGTGCAAACCCTTGTGGAAAAAATAGCAGGTGCATCTGATGAACAGGCCCAGGGGGTACAACAGGTGAATACTGCCGTTGCACAAATGGATAAAGTCGTTCAGCAGAACGCCGCCGGCGCTGAAGAGTCCGCAAGCGCCTCACAGGAACTGAATTCACAGTCAGAGCAAATGAAAAAATTCGTAAAAGAGTTGAGGGCCATTGCCAATGGTTCTACGGACAGTATAGAATAA
- a CDS encoding cytochrome c3 family protein encodes MVRRKLVFAALMVVTTIVATAALAYEVKELIVLDRPDGNTELNSWVGPVKFPHGLHAMNVSCFGCHHKDSDQELGRFVPCRQCHTDENPQESSGFYRAWHSSEPISCLGCHTRTRTKGGKTPVGCTSACHKPL; translated from the coding sequence ATGGTTCGCAGAAAACTCGTTTTCGCGGCACTGATGGTTGTCACCACGATCGTGGCAACGGCGGCATTGGCCTATGAAGTCAAAGAGCTAATCGTGCTGGACCGGCCTGACGGCAACACGGAGCTTAACAGCTGGGTCGGGCCTGTAAAATTTCCCCACGGTCTTCATGCCATGAATGTATCTTGCTTCGGATGCCATCACAAAGATTCGGATCAGGAACTGGGACGGTTTGTTCCCTGCAGACAATGCCATACGGATGAAAATCCGCAAGAATCGTCCGGATTCTATCGCGCATGGCATTCCAGCGAACCGATCAGTTGCCTTGGATGCCATACCCGGACCCGCACAAAAGGGGGCAAAACCCCTGTGGGCTGTACCTCGGCATGCCATAAACCGCTTTAA